A DNA window from Ictalurus punctatus breed USDA103 chromosome 11, Coco_2.0, whole genome shotgun sequence contains the following coding sequences:
- the tnfrsf18 gene encoding tumor necrosis factor receptor superfamily member 18 isoform X2: MDKVKPYVILFATGCVLSMCMALDCNWKTQYEYKGRCCKTCPSGEFPKQHCSENSPSVCEKCKGKSDHCFCNNALCENVDCSKCSTNPQCKQGEELKRTGSFKFGYNCGVCTNQTYYSEKDKMCKPIKDCSEIGMLVIFRGNRTHNALCGYQVSYPNDLVTHIGVVMGLVITGLACLAILIYLCIQRTREPRTKKRHILDTTET; the protein is encoded by the exons ATGGACAAAGTGAAACCCTATGTGATTCTGTTCGCCACAGGCTGTGTCTTGTCCATGTGCATGGCTTTAGACTGTAACTGGAAGACACAATATGAATACAAGGGGAGATGTTGTAAAACATGCCCTTCAG GTGAATTTCCCAAACAACACTGCAGTGAAAACAGTCCGAGCGTATGTGAGAAGTGCAAGGGGAAAAGTGACCACTGCTTCTGTAATAATGCTTTGTGCGAAAATGTTGACTGTTCTAAATGTTCAACCAATCCACAGTGCAAACAGGGAGAAGAACTCAAGAGAACAG GTTCATTTAAATTTGGATATAATTGTGGAGTGTGTACGAACCAAACATACTACAGTGAGAAGGACAAAATGTGCAAGCCTATAAAGGA CTGCAGCGAAATTGGCATGCTTGTAATATTTCGTGGAAACAGGACTCACAATGCGTTATGTGGTTACCAAG TCAGTTACCCTAATGACTTGGTGACTCATATTGGCGTAGTGATGGGTTTAGTCATCACTGGTTTGGCTTGTCTGGCAATTCTTATTTACCTCTGCATTCAAAGGACCAGAGAACCGAGAACAAAGAAAA GGCACATCTTGGATACCACAGAAACTTA A
- the tnfrsf18 gene encoding tumor necrosis factor receptor superfamily member 18 isoform X1, with amino-acid sequence MDKVKPYVILFATGCVLSMCMALDCNWKTQYEYKGRCCKTCPSGEFPKQHCSENSPSVCEKCKGKSDHCFCNNALCENVDCSKCSTNPQCKQGEELKRTGSFKFGYNCGVCTNQTYYSEKDKMCKPIKDCSEIGMLVIFRGNRTHNALCGYQVSYPNDLVTHIGVVMGLVITGLACLAILIYLCIQRTREPRTKKKYPPTSSSLNVPFEECGCKLSKEEIGEV; translated from the exons ATGGACAAAGTGAAACCCTATGTGATTCTGTTCGCCACAGGCTGTGTCTTGTCCATGTGCATGGCTTTAGACTGTAACTGGAAGACACAATATGAATACAAGGGGAGATGTTGTAAAACATGCCCTTCAG GTGAATTTCCCAAACAACACTGCAGTGAAAACAGTCCGAGCGTATGTGAGAAGTGCAAGGGGAAAAGTGACCACTGCTTCTGTAATAATGCTTTGTGCGAAAATGTTGACTGTTCTAAATGTTCAACCAATCCACAGTGCAAACAGGGAGAAGAACTCAAGAGAACAG GTTCATTTAAATTTGGATATAATTGTGGAGTGTGTACGAACCAAACATACTACAGTGAGAAGGACAAAATGTGCAAGCCTATAAAGGA CTGCAGCGAAATTGGCATGCTTGTAATATTTCGTGGAAACAGGACTCACAATGCGTTATGTGGTTACCAAG TCAGTTACCCTAATGACTTGGTGACTCATATTGGCGTAGTGATGGGTTTAGTCATCACTGGTTTGGCTTGTCTGGCAATTCTTATTTACCTCTGCATTCAAAGGACCAGAGAACCGAGAACAAAGAAAA AATACCCTCCAACCTCAAGTTCCCTGAACGTGCCCTTTGAGGAATGTGGCTGCAAGCTGTCCAAAGAAGAAATAGGAGAAGTGTAA
- the si:ch73-361p23.3 gene encoding tumor necrosis factor receptor superfamily member 3 has product MLWQSFYIIWSFSCLLWLDQIHVSSGILCKPGEKATRSKTNCEPCPDGQYNHKHSESKECQNCDPCELNSSEISPCTLTNNTKCRCFAGFTRLDETQKICICPVGSGIKHLENGLRICEKCPPNTFTDAVNSECRPLPQCIQSSETIPGTVTSDINCRNAAESVVPPSSSLPLSSTSTSTSTMTVTTSRNSISTPTTSFPVSQDSRKHALWLASLAAFLLLILILKLSQCPKKKTDIVRQGSACGKPVEESGEKFLPPV; this is encoded by the exons ATGCTCTGGCAAAGCTTTTACATCATCTGGAGCTTCTCTTGCTTGTTATGGCTTGATCAAATTCATGTTTCATCTGGAATCCTTTGTAAACCAG GTGAGAAAGCCACGCGCTCAAAGACCAATTGTGAACCTTGTCCAGATGGCCAATACAACCATAAACATAGTGAAAGTAAAGAATGTCAAAACTGTGATCCTTGTG AACTGAATAGTTCTGAAATTTCACCCTGCACACTAACAAATAATACTAAGTGTCGTTGCTTTGCCGGCTTTACCCGTTTGGACGAAACACAAAAAATATGCATTTGCCCTGTAGGATCAGGGATAAAGCATTTAG aaaatggaTTGAGGATTTGTGAGAAATGTCCGCCTAACACTTTCACTGATGCAGTGAACTCTGAATGTCGACCGTTGCCACA GTGCATTCAGAGCAGTGAGACAATTCCAGGAACTGTCACCTCTGACATCAATTGCAGAAATGCAGCGGAATCAGTAGtacctccctcctcctccttgcCTTTGTCTTCCACATCCACCAGCACATCAACCATGACTGTAACCACCAGCAGAAACTCCATCTCTACCCCCACAACCTCCTTTCCTGTGTCCCAAGACAGCAGGAAGCATGCCCTCT GGCTGGCCTCTCTCGCAGCTTTTCTGCTTCTCATCCTGATACTAAAGCTCAGCCAGTGTCCTAAGAAGAAGACAGACATAGTACGACAAG GTAGTGCATGTGGAAAGCCAGTTGAGGAGTCTGGCGAGAAATTCCTTCCTCCTGTCTAA